A segment of the Carassius carassius chromosome 21, fCarCar2.1, whole genome shotgun sequence genome:
aactagctgcattgaccctacccttgataaaacacagtggaccaacaccagcagctgacatggcaccccagaccatcactgactgtgggtacttgacactggacttcagacattttggcatttccttctccccagtcttcctccagactctggcaccttgatttccgaatgacatgcaaaatttgctttcatctgaaaaaagtactttggaccactgagcaacagtccagtgctgcttctctgtagcccaggtcaggcgcttctgctgctgtttctggttcaaaagtggcttgacctggggaatgcggcacctgtagcccatttcctgcacacgcctgtgcacggtggctctggatgtttctactccagactcagtccactgcttccgcaggtccccaaaggtctggaatcggtccttctccacaatcttcctcagggtccggtcacctcttctcgttgtgcagcgttttttgccacactttttccttcccacagacttcccactgaggtgccttgatacagcactctgggaacagcctatttgttcagaaatttctttctgtgtcttaccctcttgcttgagggtgtcaatgatggccttctggacagcagtcaggtcggcagtcttacccatgattgcggttttgagtaatgaaccaggctgggagtttttaaaagcctcaggaatcttttgcaggtgtttagagttaattagttgattcagatgattaggttaatagcttgtttagagaaccttttcatgatatgctaattttttgagacaggcattttgggttttcatgagctgtatgccaaaatcgtcagtattaaaacaataaaagacctgaaatattttagTTGGTGTGcactgaatctaaaatatatgaaagtttaatttttatcattacattatggaaaataatgaactttatcacaatatgctaattttttgaggaAGACCTGTATATGGCACAGATCTATTGCTCCTATAACGGCTCATGTTATCTGTGTTCAGGGACAAGAGGGATTTCGTGTCGGCGGGTGCGGCGGCTGGAGTCGCGGCTGCCTTCGGGGCACCTATAGGGGGCACCCTCTTCAGTCTGGAGGAGGGGTCGTCCTTCTGGAACCAGGCCCTCACATGGAAAGTGGTATGTGGATATATTATGTAGGGTGTTGGTCAAGTAAAATCTGGATGTGCTGAGAAAGTTCAGTTTataattctctctctgtctctcttctgtCTTATAGTTGTTCTGCTCCATGTCTGCCACTTTTACACTCAACTTCTTTCGTTCTGGGATCAACTTCAGTAAATGGGGCTCATTCCAGCTGCCTGGCCTGCTCAACTTTGGagagtttaaggtaaaaaaactaCAGAAATACAGTACATCAAAGCCCTTTATTATATGCGTTCACGTTGCATCGGTGTGCAAATTAGGTGATAATATGGAAATAATGCTGTAATGTCCTCTTTTACATCATTTCCTTTCATGACCCCTTCATTTTTCATGTAACCATTTACTTTTaggagatgcttttatccaaagccacttacaaatTAGGAAAATAGAAGCAATTTAACCAATGAAAGGTCAACAATATGCAAGTGCTGACAGGTTCTAGTTCGTCTAACACCGTAtacatggataaaaaaaataaaaataataatagaataaagTTAGAAAAGAAAGTGCTAGCATTAGTTCTCTTCTACACTTACTAATACTATATTTTCTACTCTTATTGTCAATGATTCACTATCAAggcattattttcaaataaaagtcTCTATcaaattgtataaaattatttatatatatatatatctatatatgtgtgtatatactgtgtgtgtgtgtgtgtgtgtgtgtgtatatatatatatatatatatatatatatatatatatataatatatgaaaatgcagtttattcattattattgtaGCTTTCTATTATAGATAATGCAacctttttttacaataaatagttAAAGCTGCAATATAAAGTTATGTGATACATTACCCTGATAATAAAATCCAGGAATTATTGAGGGGGGGGTCAATCAGGTGTGATCTcaacttcttctttttctttgctTTCTGCAGTGTGTAGACGGAGATAAGACGTGTCATCTGTGGACGGCAGTAGATTTGGCGTTTTTTGTGTTGATGGGGGTGGCGGGAGGTTTGCTCGGCGCTCTCTTCAACTGCATCAACAAACGCCTCGCGAAATACCGCATGAGAAACGTTCACCCCAAAGCAAGATTCATCAGGTACCTGAGAGAGATCTCTGTTGTGGAGAACCGGTCCGCTCTGATGAGGGGTCTGACGCTGTGTTTATGTGACTGGCAGGGTGCTGGAGAGTCTGCTGGTGTGTATGGTGACCACACTCCTGATCTTCCTGGCCTCCGTGACTCTGGGGGAGTGTCGAGATTTAGTCTCCTCCAGCAACAACACGTCAACACAGGTCAGTCTCAGACCAGCTTCCTTCCTCGCGTTTAACTTCTTTCCTTTATCTCTATATTTCTCGGTTTCCCTATTTTGCTATGTATGTTTTCAATGTGCTGATAGTCAGAAGTTTGACTTTGTGAGTCTACATCAGTACAGTCTGGTTCTCTTCGTAGCTCAATAAGGCCAAGAACAGCTCAGTTATACAGGAAAAGACCACTTGATTCGATCATAGTTAGTTTCTTTTAGATGTCATTTAAAGGTGGGTTACTGGGCATTGGGTAGCAATGATACTGAGTTAAGTTTCACAGATGTTAAGTGAATCAAGTACAGATGAAGACATCATCATAAGTAAATATAACTTGCTGAGATGAAATAACAGTAGCAAgttgatatatacagtacagaccaaaagtttggaaacattaatattttttattgtttttgaaagaagtttcttctgctcatcaagcctgcatttatttgatcaaaaatacagaaaaaacagtaatattgtgaaatattattacaatttaaaataatagttttctatttgaatatactttaaaaaaaaaaatttattcctgtgatgcaaagctgaattttcagcatcattactccagcgtcagtgtcacatgtaacatccggtcgatcacatgatcatttagaaatcattctaatattctgatttattatgagtgttggaaacagttctgctgtctaatatatttgatgaataaaaggttaaaaagaactgcatttattcaaaaaaaaaaaaaaatataataatatattttctttactatcactttttatcaatttaacacatccttgctgcataaaagtattgattttatttaaaaagaaagaaacaattttactgaccccaaattaccgaccagtagtgtatattattacaaaatatttatatttaaaaaacatagcttctttttttttttttttttttattcatcaaagtatcctgaaaaaagtatcacatgttctgaaaaaaaattaagcagcagaactctttccaactttgataatgaatcatcatattagaatgatttctaaaggatcatgtgataatgatcctaaaaattcagctttgcatcacagaaataaatgataattgaaagtataataaatttaaaaacattattttaagttgtaataatatttcacaatattgcgttttttttctctgtatttttgatcaaacaaatgcaggcttgatgagcagaagaaacttctttcaaaaacattaaaaatagtaatgtttccaaacttgtggtctgtactgtatgtttatatatatatatatatatatataggaaatacACGCATGTAAATAGTTTGTTATATAGGTATACAAGAGATGCATCCTGGTCCACACTGCAGCTTATTCTCATAAAATTAGAACTTGCCATCGCGAGAAAATTGTACTTTTTGTGTGCAGTGTGCATCAGACAGTGCAGTAATGGTTTGTTGTGTAGGGGTCAGTAAATGAGGAGGTGAACTCAACCATACGACGCTTCTTCTGCTACAACAACACTTATAATGACATGGCAACCCTGTTCTTCAACCCTCAAGAGGTGGCAATCCACCAGCTCTTCCACCAGAACGGTTTGTGTTGATTCACACATGatatattcacacacatattCTGCTTTTGTTGAGTTTACTGCCCCCTTTTCTGCTGCATCTTAGGTTCTTCGTAGACATTTCAGAAAATATAGCTCTATGCCTTAAACTTTACCCCAAAAAACGAAATTGTCCTTTTCTAACTTGAGTCTGTGTTAGAGCCTCATGATTGTTCTGAAAACCATGATCGCGTTATTAACTGTGGTCAGTATCGAAATCACATGAGTTTGGAAACATCATGCATGCATTATTTAGTTTAACGGTGGATTTTCTTTGAGCTTCAAatgtacactgctgttcaaaagtttgggatcagtaagattttgaatgttttaaagaaatctctcaagaagtctctctctcatcaagactgcattcgTTTGATTAATAAAAgcctaatattgtgaaataattttggaatttaaaataactttcctatttttcttattttatctaattttgcttttttttcttttgatgtaaaatgtaattcattcctatgagtcaaagctgtattttcagcatcattcctccagtcttcagtgtcacatgatccttcagaaatcattcttgatGAACATAACAGACCACactgatcccaaacttctgaacaacaataacttaaaaagaaaaatataaaaaattcaggtaaacacacacacacgcattaaaTGAGATCAACTGCAGTGCTCTACAGTTAAAATAATAGTTTGATTAAACCACATGCCTGTGCGTCTATGGTGCTGTTCTCTGTAGAAGTGCGTATCACTACACCTCTTtattttctaatctttttctgtctctttctccctCCTTTGTCTGGTTTTGTCGACAGCTACCTTCAGTCCCGTCACCCTCTCGCTGTTCTTTGTGCTGTATTTTGTTCTGAGCTGTTGGACATACGGTGTGTCGGTCCCCAGTGGTCTGTTCGTCCCGTCTCTTCTCTGTGGAGCTTCACTCGGGCGCCTAGTGGCCAATGTCCTCAAGATGTAAGATTCTTGTTTACAATCTCTTaagtagggctgtcgcgataaccgcaatattgtaataccgcgctattgacaagcaaaccgcagaggaaagatagcaaccgcagaaaccgcggcaaccgcagtgtttttttttttatgacgctGTGGCCttcatgttttttcaatttgtcactgtgcattcaatgttaaataaattaatgaaacaacaaggttacgactgtaattttctcgtgagccgttgtagctttatggtgcttcgtttgttttgaataggccgactgaaacgatgggaggcgctcgctctcgtcccaaaacctaatgtcacgtcgccagtttgggaacattttggctttcaacccaatgaaaagggcgagccagcgacTATAAATGAGCcaatatgcaaaatttgctgcaaaaaggttcctgtgacacggcaatacatctaatttgaggtcatcgggataTTCTAACGGttaacgtgaaaaacgcttaacgtggtttaatgtaccaatacagtgatattaacagaccaaactcactaaaaataatattaataaagtatactatctacaaaaaaatcagatgatccctgaatatgaattcaacgcgtctaataacacgttaagccttttcctcccatagaaaaccatcataaggcttaacgtgttattaaacgactggcattcatattcagggctcacacgctatctgcttgaggagtgcatcgacacCAAcacgaatccactgtcctggtggaccagtggtggcgcgataatcagattagatttccgctgctgtcgcGCGCACAAATAcatgtgtaatacatgttagaactctttgatttatttaaaaaatatttttattggaaaacgcatgttcttgttgctgtttggcatttaacaataaacaaaaaattttaaaacgtgtctctctgtcaggtaaaaaaacaacaatatatgctacgtaactcaacgatagagctttgtatgcagcaaaatcaggataaattaggtatgtaaaaaaataaacggcggtaataccgcatatcgcgctattgagccacccataataacagcaggggaaatttcttaaccgcgacagccctactcTTAAGAAGTACCAAGGGCATCTGTTGGAACAGGACACACGTATTTACTGTCTTATGCATCATAATTTCTTAGCCtacatttatgttgtttttaattgcAGTAACTTCCACATGCAAATATATTCGGGGACCTTTGCCTTGATTGGAGCAGCTGCCTTTCTAGGAGGCGTGGTCCGAATGACCATCAGCCTGACAGTCATCTTGATTGAATCCACAAATGAGATCACATACGGACTTCCCATTATGATAACACTGATGGTAGGAAAACAAATTCACAAATCATCTTatgatatctgtttttttttttgtatgggagataataataataactacagtTATTTTAAGAAGTGCAGGGcaacgattaatcatgattatgtatatataaatacatgtatgtgtgtgaaaaatgctatgtttatttatatattaaatatatgtatcagttctgtcaaacaattaattgtgatttaaaaagtttgtttacaccatatatgtgtgtgtgtactgtgcatatatattatgtgtatgtaaatacatacacatgcattttatatatttaaggaaAATGTTACGTTtgtatacaaaatgtatttatatataaaataaatcatatgaatataaatatacatgtaaatgtatttttttctcagaatatatcggtgtatgcatgtgtatttaCACGTAatgaatatacacagtacacacacgtatattatttaaacagaaacttttaatttggatgtgattaatcgagATTAATCTTTGACAGCActacataattatattaatatacatatatacatgtaaatattgtctaaatatatgctgtatgtgcgtgtctttatatatacataataaatatacacagtacacacacacacattatataaacttttattttggatgcaattagtCGGGATTTATCTTTGCCAAGCACAAATTTTAATTAGATCAGACTGCATCCTTTATGAATGTCCTCCTAATATagcataattataatttaatgacGTATCAAAATACAGATTCAATGTACACTACTTACTGGCATTGTGTGTTTTGTCAGGTGGCCAAGTGGACAGGAGATTTCTTTAATAAGGGAATATATGATATTCATATTCACCTGAAGGGCGTCCCACTGCTGGAGTGGGAAACTGAGGTCGAGATGGACAAGTGAGATTTTATGTGCCACACaagtgtttaaataataaaagttataCTTCAAATGTCTCTGTTTCATAGCATTATTTGTCATCTAATGCAAGTTctttataaatgcatattttgatatATAATGCAATGATATCCATACTTTAATACTGTAGTTCTTGTATTTTGTACCACTCATTTCTCTTGATCTGTCTTTTAGATTAACGGCCAGTGACATCATGGAGCCCAACCTGACGTACGTGTATCCTCACACCCGTATCCAGTCTCTGGTCAGCATCCTGAGGACCACGGTCTATCACGCGTTCCCCGTCGTCACCGAGAACAGAGACAATGAGAAGGAGTTCATGAAGGGCAACATCCTCATAAGCAACAATATCAGATTTAAGGTACAACATGAGGTCAGCAGTTGTAGCGGTATTGAACTACAGCGTTGTGACCACAAGATGGTGCAGATGCTCTTCTGTTCTTAAACGTCTCACTCGGAAGTGCAGAAAGgattttattagatttatttgaTACAACGATCTTATACTTTAAGGAGAGATGGAATATCACTTCTGAGTgatcaaacgtgtgtgtgtgtgtgtgtgtgtgtgtgtgtgtgtggatgataaAAAGGACTGGAGGGTGGCTGTTTTGACTTAAACTAATGCAACTACAAGTTTGTTCTCAAAATGAATTTTACAAATAGCACCACACAATGGATTAAAAGCAAAAGCTTGTAACTTGTTCAAAATCCTTTGTTCGTTCATCAAAAGTATCTATTGACTTTTGTGTTGTCAATATAAGCGTTTTATCTCAGTGTTTCCTGATGTAAAGCATGGCTACAGTTTTGATGACAATGAGTGGAAAGAGTTCAAAATCAAAGTTAGTTTTCCTCGTTCCTCCCTCTGTCTGAAATTTGCGTGATTGGACTGACAGTTTTAATAACGGCCCCGAGTATGACTTCAAAGTGGACTTAATAAATGTCCCTGAAGTTactgtgcaaataaaaaaaagttaacataaaTAATACATCTTCATTAATGCGTAATAACTTTCTCTACCTCTAAAGTTTAATCCTCTCTCCGCTTTCAAATTCCAATCGGTTGATCAAGTTCTACATTGTTTTAGTGTGAATATTCATGTTGTCTTTAAAATGTTTAGAAACTAAATAGATGTATTAAACCCTTCCATGTATTCATTTATGTTTGTTTGAACCCTATAGCATGTCTTTTTGTTTctgtccaaaaaataaataaacaacagttTCTGTCTGACGTTTCCTGTCCTTCAGAAAAGCAGCGTGTTGACGCGTGCCGGGGAGCAGAGGCGGAGGTGTCAGTCCATGAAATCATACCCGTCTAGTGAGCTGCGTAACGTGTGTGACGAgcagaccgctgtggagccggccGAGGAAGGCCAGGACATCCTTCAGCAGATGCTGGAGAGGAGGTCTGTCGGCTCCTGCTGAAAACCATCCATCGGCTGATGTTACACAAGATCTTTACTCCACATTCTGTACTTCTGTAGCATTTATAGCTCCTATAGTCATTTTATTCAAGAAAAACGGTGCTTAGCGACACAGTAACTGAGTGTAGTTGGACATTTACTCCTTTAAgattttcagtaacactttagaacaggtatcacttgttaactattaactacgacatttctTTCAATAAATTGTTAATTTGCTCCGTATTAATAGTTagaaaggtagttgttaggtttaggtattgggtaagattagagATGTAGaagaaggcattaatatgtgcttaattagcactaatacatggctaatattctggtaatatgcatgataatgctaataagtgttacctattctaaagtgttaccagattttcatatgtgacccaggaccacaGTCATAatagacaatttttttaaatctgaaagttgaataaataaggtttccgttgatgtatggtttgttcggATGatgggacaatatttggccgagatagttatttgaaaatctggaatctgagggtgaaaaaaaaaaaaaaaaaaaaatccaagtttCCTCCACACAGACCAGTTAGCCGAATgttcaaatcagttttttttaatgagctGTTATCTGTTGTTGATGTTGGCAGACACGTGCCGTACCCGAACCTGTACCCGGACCAGTCTCCCAGTGAGGAGTGGAGCATGGAGGAGCGGTTTCGGCCGCTCACCTTTCACGGGCTCATCCTGCGCTCGCAGCTCGTCAACCTGCTGATCCGCGGCGTCTGCTACGCTGAAAACCAGTCGGTCGGTCACACTCCTTcattctcctctctcccctctttcTCCTTTCTTTATTTCCCACCTCGGTTTTCCTAATCTTACTCTGTTGGTCTTTTCTCAGGCGGTCAGATCATCCCTGATGGTTATGCCCTATACTTTCTCACTTATACTTGAAAGTGAATATACCATTATACTGATTCCGATTGCTTTTTTAAAAACTGTGTCTGGTTTTATGCGTTTCagagtattttattaaaatgtaatctcCACCGTTTTGTAAATGTAATCAAGACCGTGTGGGCATGGAAGAGTTAACATACTTCCACCAATCAAATCCCACCATGTAAAATCAAGTCCAGTACACTACATTATTCTGCTTCACTCAGAAATACGTCACATTGCTGTGAGCATTAAACAAGAAATGTATTTGATTCCAGAGAGAAAAATAAGtctttataatctttttttttggctctgTAGAGCGCCTCACAGCCACGGCTCTCTCATTCAGAGATGACTGAGGATTACCCACGATTCCCTGACATCCACGATCTGGACCTGGCCCTTCTCAGTCCACGCATGATTGTGGTAAAGTCCTCTGACCTCACAGCAGTTATCTGGGATGTGTGGTGCTGGTGTGTAATGGCTGTTAATTGGTGATAATTGTAAGCGTGGAAGTGCTCTTGTTGTGAAGTGATGACAGTTTGTTCGGCGATCTCTCTCAGACATAATTAGACTcgtttgtcttctttttttttttttcttaaacaggaTGTGACTCCTTACATGAACCCCTGTCCATATACAGTCTCTCCAAATACACGCGTCTCCCAAGTATTCAATCTGTTCAGGACCATGGGACTTCGACACTTACCTGTGGTCAATGCTGTGGGAGAGGTACGTCTAAAACATCTAAATCAAAGCAGTTAGGTTTGCACCTAAATTCAGGA
Coding sequences within it:
- the clcn6 gene encoding H(+)/Cl(-) exchange transporter 6; translation: MMACCGGCLCCQCCCNEGETRTPEELTILGETREDEDEILPRKDYESLDYDRCINEPFLEVLEGLDNKRARKYEAIKWILVFAIGVSTGLTGLFVDFFLRLFTQLKLSLVGQSVEECSENGCLALSLLELLALNMMFVFISSVLVLIEPVAAGSGIPEIKSYLNGVKIPGIVRLRTFICKVTGVLFAVAAGLFVGKEGPMIHSGAIVGAGLPQFQSITFKKIRFHFPYFRSDRDKRDFVSAGAAAGVAAAFGAPIGGTLFSLEEGSSFWNQALTWKVLFCSMSATFTLNFFRSGINFSKWGSFQLPGLLNFGEFKCVDGDKTCHLWTAVDLAFFVLMGVAGGLLGALFNCINKRLAKYRMRNVHPKARFIRVLESLLVCMVTTLLIFLASVTLGECRDLVSSSNNTSTQGSVNEEVNSTIRRFFCYNNTYNDMATLFFNPQEVAIHQLFHQNATFSPVTLSLFFVLYFVLSCWTYGVSVPSGLFVPSLLCGASLGRLVANVLKINFHMQIYSGTFALIGAAAFLGGVVRMTISLTVILIESTNEITYGLPIMITLMVAKWTGDFFNKGIYDIHIHLKGVPLLEWETEVEMDKLTASDIMEPNLTYVYPHTRIQSLVSILRTTVYHAFPVVTENRDNEKEFMKGNILISNNIRFKKSSVLTRAGEQRRRCQSMKSYPSSELRNVCDEQTAVEPAEEGQDILQQMLERRHVPYPNLYPDQSPSEEWSMEERFRPLTFHGLILRSQLVNLLIRGVCYAENQSSASQPRLSHSEMTEDYPRFPDIHDLDLALLSPRMIVDVTPYMNPCPYTVSPNTRVSQVFNLFRTMGLRHLPVVNAVGEIVGIITRHNLTHEFLVAKLRQHYITI